A genomic stretch from Shewanella woodyi ATCC 51908 includes:
- the moaE gene encoding molybdopterin synthase catalytic subunit MoaE encodes MSANVSKVRVQTQDFSVPEEYALIADDNSDGAVVTFVGKVRDFNDGSAVTDLTLEHYPGMTESVLNQIATEARERWPLNKVTIIHRVGTMSLGEQIVFIGVTSAHRKAAFAACEFLIDFLKTKAPFWKLEAGETGKSWVEAKDADEQAAKMWDRS; translated from the coding sequence ATGTCCGCTAATGTAAGTAAGGTGCGAGTCCAAACTCAGGATTTTAGTGTTCCTGAGGAGTATGCACTGATAGCTGATGATAATAGTGATGGTGCTGTGGTTACCTTTGTCGGCAAAGTTAGAGACTTTAACGATGGCAGTGCGGTGACAGATCTGACCCTTGAGCATTACCCAGGGATGACTGAGTCGGTATTGAACCAAATTGCTACTGAAGCCCGTGAGCGCTGGCCCCTTAACAAGGTGACGATTATTCACCGTGTTGGCACTATGTCCCTAGGGGAGCAGATTGTATTTATCGGCGTGACTAGTGCTCATCGTAAAGCTGCTTTTGCTGCTTGTGAGTTTTTGATAGATTTCCTCAAAACCAAGGCACCATTTTGGAAGCTTGAAGCTGGCGAAACGGGAAAGAGCTGGGTTGAAGCTAA
- the moaB gene encoding molybdenum cofactor biosynthesis protein B, with the protein MGHCTTSQFIPLNIAVLTLSDSRDLTQDTSGQFLEDNLIEAGHKLVDRKLIKDDKYAIRSQLSQWIASNEVQVVITTGGTGFTERDNTPEAVKPLFDREIEGFGELFRHITFTELGTSTVQSRALGGFANQTAIFCLPGSTGACRTGWTKILKEQLDARHRPCNFVMHVKKPAE; encoded by the coding sequence ATGGGCCATTGCACTACTAGCCAGTTTATCCCTTTGAATATTGCGGTACTCACTCTTTCTGATAGCAGAGACTTGACCCAAGACACCTCTGGACAGTTTCTCGAAGATAACTTAATAGAGGCTGGGCATAAGCTTGTTGATCGTAAACTGATCAAAGATGATAAATATGCGATCCGCTCACAGCTGTCTCAATGGATAGCGTCCAACGAGGTGCAGGTGGTTATCACCACTGGTGGTACAGGATTTACTGAGCGAGACAATACACCAGAAGCCGTTAAGCCTCTGTTTGATAGAGAGATTGAGGGTTTTGGTGAGCTATTTAGGCATATCACATTTACTGAGCTAGGTACCTCGACGGTACAGTCTAGAGCACTGGGTGGATTTGCTAATCAAACGGCTATTTTCTGCCTGCCGGGATCTACAGGTGCCTGCAGAACCGGCTGGACAAAGATCCTCAAAGAGCAGTTGGATGCCAGACACAGACCGTGTAATTTTGTGATGCATGTAAAAAAGCCTGCTGAGTAA
- the moaC gene encoding cyclic pyranopterin monophosphate synthase MoaC yields MSNEFTHINADGNAHMVDVTEKAVTEREARAEAFIEMAPATLEMIMSGSHHKGDVFATARIAGIQAAKKTSDLIPLCHPLMLTKVEVELEAQPEHSRVRITSLCKLSGKTGVEMEALTAASVAALTIYDMCKAVQKDMVISQTRLLEKRGGKSGHFKV; encoded by the coding sequence ATGAGTAATGAGTTCACCCATATTAACGCCGATGGCAATGCCCATATGGTGGATGTAACTGAGAAAGCGGTAACTGAAAGAGAAGCACGCGCAGAAGCTTTTATCGAGATGGCTCCAGCAACATTAGAGATGATCATGAGTGGCAGTCACCATAAGGGTGATGTGTTCGCAACGGCGCGTATTGCCGGCATACAGGCTGCAAAGAAAACCTCAGATCTCATTCCTCTTTGTCATCCTCTGATGCTGACTAAGGTTGAAGTTGAGCTTGAAGCCCAGCCTGAGCATAGCCGAGTGCGTATCACGAGTTTATGTAAACTGTCAGGTAAAACCGGCGTCGAGATGGAAGCGTTGACGGCAGCCTCTGTTGCAGCGTTAACCATCTATGACATGTGCAAGGCAGTGCAGAAAGATATGGTGATCTCACAGACGCGTCTGTTAGAGAAACGTGGCGGTAAGTCTGGTCATTTCAAGGTATAA
- the moaD gene encoding molybdopterin synthase sulfur carrier subunit, protein MINVLFFAQVRELLGESAIQVEATAEINSAETLRAVLASKDEKWGKVLASDKLLVAVNQTISGWDTQVQDGDEVAFFPPVTGG, encoded by the coding sequence ATGATTAATGTTTTGTTTTTTGCTCAAGTAAGAGAGCTGTTAGGTGAGAGTGCTATTCAAGTTGAAGCCACCGCTGAGATAAACAGTGCTGAAACGCTTCGTGCTGTGCTTGCATCAAAAGATGAGAAGTGGGGTAAGGTATTAGCTTCAGATAAACTGCTTGTGGCCGTCAATCAAACCATCAGTGGTTGGGATACTCAGGTGCAAGATGGTGATGAAGTCGCCTTTTTCCCACCGGTAACCGGAGGTTAA